Proteins co-encoded in one Phycisphaerae bacterium genomic window:
- a CDS encoding nucleoside deaminase — translation MEAQDLQLAVQVARSGIAAGQTPFGAVIATAGGEVIVEAHNEVRLSGDITAHAEIVAIRRACQNLGTIDLSGHVIATTCEPCPMCAAAIHWARLDAVIYGATIADAAAAGFNELSVSIHDLYAKGGSGVKIIEGVAREECRTLFEEWKRGPNPKPY, via the coding sequence ATGGAAGCCCAAGACCTACAACTTGCCGTTCAAGTAGCCCGCTCCGGCATCGCCGCCGGCCAGACACCCTTCGGTGCCGTTATCGCCACGGCCGGGGGTGAGGTTATCGTTGAGGCCCACAACGAGGTTCGCCTTTCGGGCGACATCACCGCCCACGCGGAGATCGTGGCCATCCGCCGTGCGTGCCAGAATCTTGGCACGATCGACCTCTCCGGGCACGTGATCGCCACGACGTGCGAGCCGTGCCCGATGTGCGCCGCGGCCATCCACTGGGCCCGGCTCGATGCCGTCATCTACGGAGCCACCATCGCCGACGCGGCGGCTGCGGGGTTCAACGAATTGTCCGTGTCCATCCACGACCTCTACGCCAAGGGCGGCAGCGGGGTGAAGATCATCGAGGGCGTGGCCCGCGAGGAGTGCCGGACCCTGTTCGAGGAATGGAAGCGCGGCCCGAACCCGAAGCCGTATTAG
- a CDS encoding VOC family protein — protein MKKSAIAALGIGGITVVAAGWAMGSSSRAAEQARSGLGYRHTLLVQMRVSDLDRAVKFYHEVLDFDIRVRRDDLDWAEMTFGIPGVAVGLGAGGEVKGSGSISLNIGVKNVDAARKLLESRGVHFLGETKIVPEKVKLADFEDPDGNRIRLAESLLPQVDK, from the coding sequence ATGAAGAAAAGCGCGATAGCAGCATTGGGCATCGGGGGGATCACCGTTGTCGCAGCGGGATGGGCGATGGGAAGCTCGTCGCGGGCCGCCGAGCAGGCGCGCTCGGGTCTGGGATATCGCCACACGCTGCTCGTGCAGATGCGGGTCTCCGATCTCGACCGGGCGGTGAAGTTCTATCACGAGGTGTTGGACTTTGACATTCGCGTACGTCGGGATGACCTCGATTGGGCGGAAATGACATTCGGGATCCCGGGCGTGGCCGTCGGGCTCGGAGCGGGCGGCGAAGTCAAAGGCAGCGGTTCCATTTCCCTGAACATCGGCGTCAAGAACGTCGACGCCGCTCGAAAGCTGCTCGAATCGCGCGGCGTTCATTTCCTGGGTGAGACCAAGATCGTTCCCGAGAAGGTCAAGCTCGCTGACTTTGAGGACCCGGACGGGAATCGCATAAGGCTGGCCGAATCCCTGTTGCCACAGGTGGACAAATAG